Proteins from a single region of Coregonus clupeaformis isolate EN_2021a chromosome 35, ASM2061545v1, whole genome shotgun sequence:
- the LOC121551453 gene encoding monocarboxylate transporter 7-like, which translates to MRGLKSAVRGPGGCGGPCVYEAVPDGGWGWAVAVAFFFVEVFTFGTIKSLGVFLQDLMTEFGESNSRVSWVIAICIFILTFTAPLSTVLSNRFGYRPVVMLGGFLISVGTISSAFVSSIYEMYVTLGIVSGLGYCLAFLPTVTLLSQYFNRRRSLVTALASSGESFAMFAFAPAFMALKEVIGWRHCLIVIGIMQTSVIGCGALLRPIIIRPNQEVSLELSNKRKLSVKLQTVYELENEDTQTNVSSGESEESGDSGVTSLSASSADIRATTATQDPSETWALMEDQGEKNQGGQATLGTPLKQLEAGEKEQGELGPLVQPARPKLLDFSVLKDGAFICYSLFGLFATLGFFAPSLYIIELSKSRGVHTEKAAYMLSVMAVSEVCGRLSIGVILNKVRMRKTQVLLGCVVLLCLVLLAFTLVTEFWGLAACCCLYGFLMGTVGSTHIPMLAEDDVVGIERMPSSVGVYVCIQSFAGLAGPPLGGLLVDMTQNYGSAFYSCAVGMGLGAIFLAMVGPAKSGLCHRGKTRKQEEEKEGEEEERRGGEEEERRGGEEEEEKVSQDSGSTDYLDVDVVMETSPAKWSLKQETNAV; encoded by the exons ATGCGGGGGTTAAAGTCAGCAGTGCGGGGGCCCGGGGGGTGCGGGGGTCCATGTGTGTACGAGGCGGTGCCAGacgggggctggggctgggcggTGGCAGTGGCCTTCTTCTTCGTTGAGGTGTTTACCTTCGGGACCATCAAGTCTCTGGGAGTGTTCCTCCAGGACCTCATGACAGAGTTTGGAGAGAGCAACAGCAGAGTATCCTGGGTCATCGCAATCTGCATCTTCATCCTTACATTCACAG cccctctgtCCACAGTGCTCAGTAACCGGTTCGGGTACCGTCCTGTAGTGATGTTGGGGGGTTTTCTGATCAGTGTGGGAACCATCAGCTCTGCCTTCGTCTCCTCCATCTACGAGATGTACGTCACCCTCGGCATCGTCTCGG GTCTGGGGTACTGCCTGGCCTTCCTCCCCACTGTCACCCTGCTGTCTCAGTACTTCAACAGAAGGAGATCCCTGGTCACCGCCCTGGCCTCCTCAGGGGAGTCCTTTGCCATGTTTGCCTTCGCACCAG CCTTCATGGCCTTGAAGGAGGTCATCGGCTGGCGCCACTGCCTCATCGTCATCGGCATCATGCAGACCTCCGTGATTGGCTGCGGCGCTCTGCTTCGACCAATCATCATCAGGCCTAACCAGGAAGTGTCATTGGAGTTGTCCAATAAGAGGAAGCTGTCCGTTAAGCTGCAGACGGTCTACGAGCTGGAGAATGAGGATACCCAGACCAACGTTAGCTCCGGGGAGTCTGAGGAGTCAGGGGATTCTGGGGTCACCTCTCTGTCCGCCTCCAGTGCTGACATCCGGGCCACCACAGCCACACAGGACCCCTCTGAGACCTGGGCCCTCATGGAGGACCAAGGGGAGAAGAACCAGGGGGGACAGGCAACCCTTGGAACCCCACTGAAGCAGCTGGAGGCTGGGGAGAAAGAGCAGGGTGAGCTGGGTCCCCTGGTCCAACCCGCCAGACCTAAACTCCTAGACTTCTCGGTGTTAAAAGATGGAGCGTTCATCTGCTACTCTCTGTTCGGCCTCTTCGCCACGCTGGGGTTCTTCGCCCCTTCGCTTTACATCATAGAGCTCAGTAAGAGCCGTGGCGTCCACACCGAAAAGGCTGCCTACATGCTCTCCGTAATGGCGGTGTCTGAGGTCTGCGGGCGCCTGTCCATCGGGGTCATTTTAAACAAGGTGCGGATGCGTAAGACCCAGGTGCTTCTGGGATGTGTAGTTCTGCTGTGTCTGGTGCTGTTAGCCTTCACCCTGGTGACTGAGTTCTGGGGCCTGGCAGCCTGCTGCTGTCTCTATGGCTTCCTGATGGGCACTGTGGGCTCTACACACATCCCCATGCTGGCAGAGGACGACGTGGTGGGCATAGAGAGGATGCCCTCGTCCGTGGGGGTCTATGTGTGTATACAGAGCTTTGCTGGGCTGGCCGGACCACCGCTGGGAG GCCTGTTGGTGGATATGACCCAGAACTACGGCTCAGCCTTCTACTCCTGTGCTGTGGGAATGGGCCTGGGCGCCATCTTCCTCGCCATGGTGGGACCAGCCAAGTCCGGCCTCTGCCACCGCGGGAAGACGAGAaaacaggaggaggagaaagaaggagaggaggaggagaggagaggaggagaggaggaggagaggagaggaggagaggaggaggaggagaaggtttCTCAGGACAGTGGATCAACAGATTATCTAGACGTTGATGTGGTTATGGAGACCAGTCCGGCTAAATGGTCCCTAAAACAGGAGACCAACGCGGTCTGA